A genomic region of Halogeometricum rufum contains the following coding sequences:
- a CDS encoding NAD(P)/FAD-dependent oxidoreductase, whose product MSTQVVVLGSGYAGTGAVKRLEEELGPDAELTWVSENDYHLVLHEVHRCIRDPSAESKVAIPIDDIKAPETEFVKGHVENVDVDERTVELEDGEVDYDYLLVCLGSATAFYGIDGLEEYSLELKSLDDAREIHSDVKAAAEDASQDDPAKVIVGGAGLSGIQTAGEIAEYRDEQRAPIDITLVEGLDEVFPGNDRELQGALRKRLEALDIDILTGEFISKVDEENVYLGGGEDEDPDELDYDVLIWTGGITGQKEVAEANVEKDERSNRIFTEPDFRTSDERVFAVGDSALVEQGTDSVAPPTAQAAWQAADVAGENVARAVKGQPLKTWTHEDRGTVVSVGDDAVAHAVKVPGVGKLPINVFGGPAARSLKKGIAAKWIADVTDARHAIDAWESL is encoded by the coding sequence ATGAGCACGCAGGTCGTCGTCCTCGGCTCCGGCTACGCAGGCACCGGTGCCGTCAAACGACTCGAAGAAGAACTCGGTCCCGACGCGGAACTCACCTGGGTTTCTGAGAACGACTACCACCTCGTCCTCCACGAGGTGCACCGCTGCATCCGCGACCCGAGCGCCGAGTCGAAGGTCGCCATCCCCATCGACGACATCAAAGCGCCCGAGACGGAGTTCGTCAAGGGCCACGTCGAGAACGTCGACGTGGACGAGCGAACCGTGGAACTCGAAGACGGCGAGGTCGACTACGACTACCTCCTCGTCTGCCTCGGGTCCGCGACGGCCTTCTACGGCATCGACGGACTGGAGGAGTACTCCCTCGAACTGAAGAGTCTCGACGACGCCCGCGAGATTCACAGCGACGTGAAGGCGGCCGCCGAGGACGCCTCGCAGGACGACCCGGCGAAGGTCATCGTCGGCGGTGCGGGTCTCTCCGGCATCCAGACGGCGGGCGAGATAGCCGAGTACCGCGACGAACAGCGCGCGCCCATCGACATCACTCTCGTCGAGGGCCTCGACGAGGTGTTCCCCGGCAACGACCGCGAACTGCAGGGGGCCCTCCGCAAGCGCCTCGAAGCGCTCGACATCGACATCCTCACCGGCGAGTTCATCTCGAAGGTGGACGAGGAGAACGTCTACCTCGGCGGCGGCGAGGACGAAGACCCCGACGAACTCGACTACGACGTCCTCATCTGGACCGGCGGCATCACGGGTCAGAAGGAAGTCGCGGAGGCGAACGTGGAGAAGGACGAGCGCTCGAACCGCATCTTCACGGAACCCGACTTCCGGACGAGCGACGAACGCGTGTTCGCCGTCGGCGACTCCGCCCTCGTCGAACAGGGCACCGACTCCGTCGCGCCGCCGACGGCGCAGGCCGCCTGGCAGGCCGCGGACGTGGCGGGCGAGAACGTCGCGCGCGCCGTCAAGGGGCAGCCGCTGAAGACGTGGACGCACGAGGACCGCGGCACCGTCGTCTCCGTCGGCGACGACGCCGTCGCTCACGCGGTGAAAGTCCCCGGCGTCGGCAAACTCCCCATCAACGTCTTCGGCGGCCCGGCCGCCCGGTCGCTGAAGAAGGGCATCGCCGCGAAGTGGATCGCCGACGTGACGGACGCTCGCCACGCCATCGACGCGTGGGAGAGTCTGTAG
- a CDS encoding nucleoside phosphorylase, which yields MDDSEDPNDEVQYHIELTREDVADAVLLPGNPERVDKVTALWDDAEEKAYHREYRTATGTYEGTPISVTSTGIGSPSAAIAVEELARVDAETFIRVGSCGAIQPEMEVGDLVITSGAVRQEGTSKEYVREDYPAVADHEVVSALVAAAERLGYDYHVGLTMSADSFYAGQGRPGFEGFRAAGSESLVEELREANVKNIEMEAAALLTIANVYGLRAGAVCSVYANRVTGEFRTEGESRAAETASLAVHLLAKMDERKREAGVDRWHAGLSLD from the coding sequence ATGGACGACAGCGAGGACCCCAACGACGAGGTCCAGTACCACATCGAACTGACGCGAGAGGACGTGGCGGACGCCGTCCTCCTGCCGGGGAACCCCGAACGCGTCGACAAGGTGACCGCGCTCTGGGACGACGCGGAGGAGAAGGCGTACCACCGCGAGTACCGCACGGCGACGGGAACCTACGAGGGGACGCCCATCTCCGTCACCTCCACCGGCATCGGCAGTCCGTCGGCGGCCATCGCCGTCGAGGAACTCGCCCGCGTCGACGCGGAGACGTTCATCCGCGTGGGTTCCTGCGGCGCGATTCAGCCCGAGATGGAGGTGGGCGACCTGGTCATCACCTCGGGTGCCGTCCGGCAGGAGGGCACCTCCAAGGAGTACGTCCGCGAGGACTACCCGGCCGTCGCCGACCACGAAGTCGTCTCGGCCCTCGTCGCCGCGGCCGAACGACTGGGCTACGACTACCACGTCGGCCTGACGATGAGCGCCGATTCCTTCTACGCCGGGCAGGGTCGCCCCGGGTTCGAGGGGTTCCGCGCCGCGGGGTCGGAGTCACTGGTCGAGGAACTGCGGGAGGCGAACGTGAAGAACATCGAGATGGAGGCGGCCGCACTCCTGACCATCGCGAACGTCTACGGCCTGCGCGCCGGCGCCGTCTGCTCGGTCTACGCCAACCGGGTCACCGGGGAGTTCCGCACCGAGGGCGAGTCCCGCGCCGCCGAGACGGCGAGTCTCGCCGTCCACCTCCTCGCGAAGATGGACGAGCGAAAGCGCGAGGCGGGCGTCGACCGCTGGCACGCCGGCCTGTCGCTCGACTGA
- the cdd gene encoding cytidine deaminase produces MPESLVTRAREALEQAYVPYSEYTVGAALRTVDGEVFVGCNIENANYSNSLHAEEVAVAEAVKNGHREFDRLAVSSGARDGVTPCGMCRQTLAEFCDEDLVVVCDEGGEETTEYALGELLPNTISLDTLEAAEANRE; encoded by the coding sequence ATGCCCGAATCACTCGTCACGCGCGCCCGCGAAGCCCTCGAACAGGCGTACGTCCCGTACTCCGAGTACACGGTCGGTGCCGCCCTCCGGACGGTCGACGGCGAGGTGTTCGTCGGCTGTAACATCGAGAACGCGAACTACTCGAACAGCCTGCACGCCGAGGAAGTCGCCGTCGCGGAGGCGGTGAAGAACGGTCACCGCGAGTTCGACCGCCTCGCCGTCTCCTCCGGCGCCCGGGACGGCGTCACCCCGTGCGGGATGTGCCGGCAGACGCTCGCGGAGTTCTGCGACGAGGACCTCGTCGTCGTCTGCGACGAGGGCGGCGAGGAGACGACGGAGTACGCGCTCGGCGAACTCCTGCCGAACACCATCTCCTTGGACACCTTGGAGGCGGCCGAGGCGAACCGGGAATGA
- a CDS encoding metal ABC transporter permease produces the protein MSAGVAATLVTSATAAADPSLLLPMQSGSVGDPVFGVLLWLLEQWYWLMDWTYYLTNLEMLSPRYRFMHRAILVGLCVGVMAPLIGTFLVHRQLALIGDALAHTGFAGVAVGLFLNAVIDLGVSPYLTAVVVAMIAALFIELISEVTDAYNDVSMAIVLSTGFALGTTLISLNAGGLAVGVNQFLFGNLSTVSPQSAAILLVLFAVIVGTVALTRNQLLYVTFDETAAAVSGISVNWYNRVMVMLTAMVVVGAMQIMGVILVAAMLVVPVAGATQVSRSFSESLVVSVVLAELAVLLGIAVAFYAGVTAGGIIVLVAVGIYVCAVALGKIQSARGDRGTPDMGSIEVDTVDVGAGAGDD, from the coding sequence ATGAGCGCAGGTGTCGCGGCCACGCTCGTGACGAGCGCCACAGCCGCTGCGGACCCGTCGCTGCTGCTCCCGATGCAGAGCGGTTCCGTCGGCGACCCGGTCTTCGGCGTCCTCCTGTGGCTCTTGGAGCAGTGGTACTGGCTGATGGACTGGACGTACTACCTCACGAACCTCGAGATGCTGAGTCCGCGCTACCGGTTCATGCACCGGGCCATCCTCGTCGGCCTCTGCGTCGGCGTGATGGCGCCGCTCATCGGGACGTTCCTCGTCCACCGCCAGCTCGCACTCATCGGCGACGCACTGGCCCACACCGGGTTCGCCGGGGTGGCCGTCGGCCTGTTCCTGAACGCCGTCATCGACCTCGGGGTGTCGCCGTATCTCACCGCCGTCGTCGTGGCGATGATCGCAGCCCTGTTCATCGAACTCATCTCCGAGGTCACCGACGCCTACAACGACGTCTCGATGGCCATCGTCCTGTCGACGGGGTTCGCGCTGGGGACGACGCTCATCAGCCTCAACGCGGGGGGACTCGCCGTCGGGGTCAACCAGTTCCTCTTCGGCAACCTCTCCACGGTGTCGCCCCAGAGCGCGGCGATTCTCCTGGTGCTGTTCGCCGTCATCGTCGGGACGGTGGCCCTGACGCGCAACCAACTCCTGTACGTCACCTTCGACGAGACGGCGGCCGCCGTCTCCGGCATCTCCGTCAACTGGTACAACCGGGTGATGGTGATGCTGACGGCGATGGTCGTGGTCGGCGCGATGCAGATCATGGGCGTCATCCTCGTCGCGGCGATGCTCGTGGTTCCGGTCGCGGGCGCGACCCAGGTGTCGAGGAGCTTTTCGGAGTCGCTGGTGGTTTCGGTCGTCCTCGCGGAACTCGCGGTGTTGCTGGGCATCGCCGTCGCCTTCTACGCCGGCGTCACGGCCGGCGGCATCATCGTCCTCGTCGCCGTCGGCATCTACGTCTGCGCCGTCGCGTTGGGCAAGATTCAATCCGCTCGTGGTGACCGGGGCACGCCCGACATGGGTAGCATCGAAGTCGATACCGTCGACGTCGGCGCCGGGGCCGGAGACGACTGA
- a CDS encoding metal ABC transporter ATP-binding protein, whose amino-acid sequence MSTQDTDPAKTGGTAEGTATETDTDATASEPVVDLADVTFGYTATPVVEDVSLAIDPGEYVAIVGPNGSGKSTLMQLMLGLLAPDTGTARLFGERAVRFDDGERIGYVAQQASAAKEMPITVREVVKMGRFPHVGFGRLSSGDWTLVDDALETVGMSAFADRRVTHLSGGQRQRAFIARALASEADLLVLDEPTVGVDAESVDAFYDLLAALNAEGITVVLIEHDLGAVVEHADRVVCLNREVYFDGPTDEFVDSDALARAFGTEARFLAEVDG is encoded by the coding sequence ATGAGCACGCAGGATACCGACCCCGCGAAGACGGGCGGCACGGCCGAGGGGACGGCCACCGAGACCGACACGGACGCCACGGCGAGCGAGCCGGTCGTCGACCTCGCGGACGTCACCTTCGGCTACACGGCGACGCCCGTGGTCGAGGACGTCTCGCTGGCCATCGACCCGGGCGAGTACGTCGCCATCGTCGGACCGAACGGTTCGGGAAAGTCCACGCTGATGCAGTTGATGCTGGGCCTGCTCGCCCCCGACACGGGCACTGCCCGCCTGTTCGGTGAACGCGCCGTCCGCTTCGACGACGGCGAGCGTATCGGCTACGTCGCCCAGCAGGCCAGCGCCGCGAAGGAGATGCCCATCACCGTCCGCGAGGTGGTGAAGATGGGCCGATTCCCCCACGTCGGGTTCGGCCGGCTGTCGAGCGGGGACTGGACGCTCGTCGACGACGCACTCGAGACCGTCGGCATGAGCGCGTTCGCCGACCGGCGCGTCACGCACCTCTCGGGCGGCCAACGCCAGCGCGCGTTCATCGCGCGAGCGCTGGCGAGCGAGGCCGACCTGCTCGTACTGGACGAGCCGACGGTCGGCGTCGACGCCGAGTCGGTCGACGCGTTCTACGACCTGCTGGCGGCACTCAACGCCGAGGGCATCACCGTCGTACTCATCGAACACGACCTCGGGGCGGTCGTCGAACACGCCGACCGCGTCGTCTGCCTGAACCGCGAGGTCTACTTCGACGGGCCGACCGACGAGTTCGTCGACAGCGACGCGCTGGCCCGTGCGTTCGGAACCGAGGCGCGGTTCCTCGCGGAGGTGGACGGATGA
- a CDS encoding metal ABC transporter substrate-binding protein, whose translation MTRRDALRAGGAAALAGLAGCTALPSAPGLAGSDGDDGRDGPVAVASFFSFFDFGRQIADGTPLTVENLVPTGLHGHGWEPNASITQRIVEADAFVHVGKDFQPWADRAIQTLEGDDVDTALINARKGIDLVDLAASLDRDEEGVGAQRGKDPHFWLDPRRAKQSVDNIADGFADLVPEHADAFRENAETYKSEVLDQIDSDYEAIFDRADRDIVQLAAHNAFQYIGVRYGVRMRPLVTSLAASGDVKPADISEAARVIRENDIEYIANGVFESQRPAQQLVRETAVEAYFPVTPYAGVREEWVEENWGYEEIAYNINMPTFEIVLGNETPEEAAPSESWLEEWRNFEPI comes from the coding sequence GTGACGCGACGAGACGCGCTCCGAGCCGGCGGTGCCGCGGCGCTCGCGGGTCTGGCCGGGTGCACGGCGCTGCCGAGCGCGCCGGGACTGGCCGGGAGCGACGGCGACGACGGCCGCGACGGACCGGTCGCCGTGGCCTCGTTCTTCAGCTTCTTCGACTTCGGCCGGCAGATAGCCGACGGAACCCCGCTGACGGTGGAGAACTTGGTCCCGACGGGGCTACACGGCCACGGCTGGGAGCCCAACGCCAGCATCACCCAGCGTATCGTCGAGGCGGACGCGTTCGTCCACGTCGGGAAAGACTTCCAGCCGTGGGCCGACCGCGCCATCCAGACACTCGAGGGGGACGACGTCGACACGGCGCTCATCAACGCCCGGAAGGGCATCGACCTCGTGGACCTGGCCGCGTCACTCGACCGCGATGAGGAGGGCGTCGGGGCTCAGCGCGGGAAGGACCCGCACTTCTGGCTCGACCCTCGGCGCGCGAAGCAGTCCGTGGACAACATCGCCGACGGTTTCGCCGACCTCGTCCCGGAACACGCCGACGCCTTCCGCGAGAACGCCGAGACGTACAAGTCCGAGGTGCTCGACCAGATCGACTCGGACTACGAGGCCATCTTCGACCGGGCCGACCGCGACATCGTCCAACTGGCCGCGCACAACGCCTTCCAGTACATCGGGGTGCGCTACGGCGTGCGGATGCGGCCGCTGGTGACGAGTCTCGCGGCGAGCGGCGACGTCAAGCCCGCCGACATCAGCGAGGCGGCGAGAGTCATCCGCGAGAACGACATCGAATACATCGCCAACGGCGTCTTCGAGTCCCAGCGCCCCGCCCAGCAGCTCGTCCGCGAGACGGCCGTCGAGGCGTACTTCCCCGTGACGCCCTACGCCGGCGTTCGCGAGGAGTGGGTCGAGGAGAACTGGGGCTACGAGGAGATCGCCTACAACATCAACATGCCCACGTTCGAAATCGTCCTCGGAAACGAGACGCCCGAGGAGGCGGCCCCCTCCGAGAGTTGGCTCGAAGAGTGGCGGAACTTCGAACCGATATGA
- a CDS encoding DUF7520 family protein, which produces MPPESEPAVETPAGREGLGRSILLAVGVGVVAISGLLGFFIGSNGAEAVPEANLLGGLLVLPTTPLSMTLYGVVLSTVVLAVLFGLVELASRMEDERR; this is translated from the coding sequence GTGCCACCGGAATCCGAACCAGCCGTCGAGACGCCGGCCGGCCGGGAGGGACTCGGGCGGTCGATTCTCCTCGCCGTCGGCGTCGGCGTCGTCGCCATCTCCGGACTGCTCGGCTTCTTCATCGGGAGCAACGGCGCGGAAGCGGTCCCCGAGGCCAACCTCCTCGGCGGACTCCTCGTCCTGCCGACGACGCCCCTGTCGATGACGCTGTACGGCGTCGTCCTCTCCACCGTCGTCCTCGCCGTCCTGTTCGGACTCGTCGAACTCGCCTCGCGGATGGAAGACGAGCGTCGATAG
- a CDS encoding GNAT family N-acetyltransferase, producing MYVRDAKNREEVWLLDRIEESGLEDPAFRSRDYVIALDERTNRKAGFGRIRVHKVDDEEWCELAFVFTLEEWRDQGVGAHVVERLLAKASDESFDRVYTFTVEPDYFLTFGFQPVDSDDLPETLRERLETVRAERGEDAIAMRVQPGRFRMPEELRERFKTATPADTPDPGEVEIEETAEDFGIDPEETTYKYDTGG from the coding sequence ATGTACGTACGGGACGCCAAGAACCGCGAAGAGGTTTGGTTACTCGACCGCATCGAGGAGTCGGGACTCGAAGACCCGGCGTTCCGTTCCCGCGACTACGTCATCGCCCTCGACGAACGGACGAACAGGAAGGCCGGGTTCGGCCGGATTCGCGTCCACAAGGTCGACGACGAGGAGTGGTGCGAACTCGCGTTCGTCTTCACGCTGGAAGAGTGGCGCGACCAGGGCGTCGGCGCGCACGTCGTCGAACGTCTGCTGGCGAAGGCGAGCGACGAGTCGTTCGACCGCGTCTACACGTTCACGGTCGAACCCGACTACTTCCTCACGTTCGGCTTCCAACCGGTCGACAGCGACGACCTGCCGGAGACGCTCCGGGAGCGACTGGAGACGGTCCGCGCCGAACGCGGCGAGGACGCCATCGCCATGCGCGTCCAACCCGGGCGGTTCCGGATGCCCGAGGAACTGCGGGAACGGTTCAAGACGGCCACGCCCGCGGACACCCCCGACCCCGGCGAGGTGGAGATAGAGGAGACGGCCGAGGACTTCGGCATCGACCCCGAGGAGACGACGTACAAGTACGACACCGGGGGGTAG
- a CDS encoding short-chain fatty acid transporter, with protein MSTETSSGSAIQRFGARMSNVVERVMPSPFLFAILLSYVVFVGGVVVEGANPAAMVTYWYDGFWVLLSFAMQMVLILVTGYALAYHPLVQRGIERLTAVPNDGKQAVVLVGLISMVVAWVHWGLGLIVGAVMAREMGRQAAKRDLRVHYPLLCLAGYMGMGLTWHWGLAGSAPLLMNTPGNVFVEQGIVSGLIPTSETVFHPYTLTLVVTGILYTALVLYLLAPQPSNAEGITNYVAESKLFDSAADGGDDAAVTDPDAVGADAGPATVPSTLGEKINQSRVVGGVIALTGVAFAAYSFATQGLSALNLNIVNFLFLFLGLALYTRPKAYQEQFYDAITSTGGIVLQFPLYAGIIGMMNNSGLSGTMAEALVSLSTPATFPAVAWMTAAVINVFVPSGGGEWTVIGTTVLQAANELGVPAGQATIAYAVGDAHTNLLQPFWALPLLGITGIRARDMFGYGVTMLLLLIPFLAVGLIFIPY; from the coding sequence ATGTCCACAGAGACGAGTTCCGGCTCCGCGATTCAGCGCTTCGGTGCCCGGATGTCGAACGTCGTCGAGCGGGTGATGCCGAGTCCGTTCCTGTTCGCCATCCTCCTGAGCTACGTCGTCTTCGTCGGCGGCGTGGTCGTCGAGGGGGCGAACCCGGCGGCGATGGTGACGTACTGGTACGACGGCTTCTGGGTGCTCCTCAGCTTCGCGATGCAGATGGTGCTCATCCTCGTGACGGGTTACGCGCTCGCGTACCACCCGCTCGTCCAGCGAGGCATCGAACGGCTGACCGCAGTGCCGAACGACGGCAAGCAGGCCGTCGTCCTCGTCGGCCTCATCTCGATGGTCGTCGCGTGGGTCCACTGGGGGCTCGGCCTCATCGTCGGCGCGGTGATGGCTCGCGAGATGGGCCGACAGGCCGCCAAACGAGACTTGCGAGTCCACTACCCGCTGCTCTGTCTGGCCGGCTACATGGGCATGGGGCTGACGTGGCACTGGGGACTCGCGGGGTCTGCGCCCCTCCTGATGAACACGCCGGGTAACGTCTTCGTCGAACAGGGCATCGTCTCCGGTCTGATTCCCACCTCGGAGACGGTGTTCCACCCGTACACGCTGACGCTCGTCGTCACCGGCATCCTCTACACCGCCCTCGTCCTCTACCTCCTCGCGCCCCAACCGTCGAACGCCGAGGGCATCACGAACTACGTCGCCGAGTCGAAACTGTTCGACTCGGCCGCCGACGGCGGCGACGACGCCGCCGTCACCGACCCGGACGCCGTCGGCGCGGACGCGGGGCCGGCGACGGTTCCCTCGACGCTGGGCGAGAAGATAAATCAGAGTCGGGTCGTCGGCGGCGTCATCGCCCTCACGGGCGTCGCGTTCGCCGCCTACTCGTTCGCCACGCAGGGGCTCTCGGCGCTGAACCTCAACATCGTCAACTTCCTGTTCCTGTTCCTCGGCCTCGCGCTCTACACGCGGCCGAAGGCGTACCAAGAGCAGTTCTACGACGCCATCACCTCCACGGGCGGCATCGTCCTCCAGTTCCCCCTCTACGCCGGCATCATCGGCATGATGAACAACTCCGGGCTCTCGGGGACGATGGCCGAGGCGCTCGTCTCCCTCTCGACGCCGGCGACGTTCCCGGCCGTCGCGTGGATGACGGCCGCCGTCATCAACGTCTTCGTCCCCTCCGGCGGCGGCGAGTGGACGGTCATCGGCACCACCGTCCTCCAGGCGGCGAACGAACTCGGCGTGCCCGCGGGGCAGGCCACCATCGCCTACGCCGTCGGCGACGCGCACACCAACCTCCTGCAACCGTTCTGGGCGCTCCCCCTCCTCGGCATCACGGGCATCCGCGCCCGCGACATGTTCGGCTACGGCGTCACGATGCTGCTGCTGTTGATTCCGTTCCTCGCCGTCGGCCTCATCTTCATCCCCTACTGA
- a CDS encoding AMP-binding protein: MEIPDTDEVVHEPSQEFVESTNVHAFMQEYGIDDYDELIRRTCTDVDGVAESGVDWFWDELPDYLGIDFYSDYDTVRDDTDGPQFSDWYPGGTINVAHNVLDRHAAPDAAARNDVALIWEGEPGDERKITYHDLHREANRVANVLESYGIETGDTVGLYMPMIPEVVSILYGCLKVGAIAVPIFSGFGVDATATRIEDSGCSVLFTADGFYRRGGEVTLKDGADAAIKQAGQVEHTVVYDRLGIADRQDEFIKWTGRDDWWSETVEEADSHYETKELPSAQESMLLYSSGTTGEPKGIVHTHAGVLLQTAKEIHFGFDHKPSDRFFWVSDIGWMMGPWTLIGNHAFGGTVFMYEGAPDHPEPDRFWQMIERHGLTTFGISPTAIRALRKYGDKWLDDYDLSSLRLLGSTGEPWDPESWMWFYENVGGGDTPIMNISGGTEICGCFLMPMPTQPLKPCSLGGPGLGMNVDIVDETGESIADTHERGFLVARDSCPSTTKSLWSGDERYLEEYWSTFEDPPLWDHGDWAQKDEDGFWFLHGRADDALNVAGRKVGPAEIESVLIEHDAVNRAAVVGVDDETTGTAVVAYVVLEDGVESSEELREELRELVGDEQGKPFRPRELKFVSEFPKTQSGKIIRRAIAAVHQGDDPGDLSSIENPDALDEIREAR, translated from the coding sequence ATGGAGATACCCGACACGGACGAGGTCGTCCACGAACCGTCGCAGGAGTTCGTGGAGTCGACGAACGTCCACGCGTTCATGCAGGAGTACGGCATCGACGACTACGACGAACTGATTCGGCGCACCTGCACCGACGTGGACGGGGTCGCCGAGTCGGGCGTGGACTGGTTCTGGGACGAACTCCCCGACTACCTCGGCATCGACTTCTACTCTGACTACGACACCGTCCGCGACGACACGGACGGCCCGCAGTTCTCCGACTGGTACCCCGGCGGCACCATCAACGTCGCGCACAACGTCCTCGACAGGCACGCCGCCCCCGACGCGGCGGCGCGGAACGACGTGGCCCTCATCTGGGAGGGTGAACCCGGCGACGAGCGCAAGATAACGTACCACGACCTGCACCGGGAGGCCAACCGCGTGGCGAACGTCTTGGAGTCGTACGGCATCGAGACGGGGGACACGGTGGGCCTCTACATGCCGATGATTCCCGAGGTGGTGTCCATCCTCTACGGCTGTCTCAAAGTCGGCGCCATCGCCGTCCCCATCTTCTCGGGGTTCGGCGTGGACGCGACGGCGACGAGAATCGAGGATTCGGGCTGTTCGGTGCTGTTCACCGCCGACGGCTTCTATCGCCGCGGCGGCGAGGTGACGCTGAAGGACGGCGCTGACGCCGCCATCAAGCAGGCCGGGCAGGTCGAACACACCGTCGTCTACGACCGACTGGGCATCGCGGACAGACAGGACGAGTTCATCAAGTGGACCGGCCGCGACGACTGGTGGAGCGAGACGGTCGAGGAGGCCGACAGCCACTACGAGACGAAGGAACTCCCCTCCGCGCAGGAGTCGATGCTGCTCTACTCCTCGGGGACGACGGGCGAACCGAAGGGCATCGTCCACACGCACGCGGGCGTCCTGCTGCAGACGGCCAAGGAGATACACTTCGGCTTCGACCACAAGCCCTCGGACCGCTTCTTCTGGGTGTCCGACATCGGGTGGATGATGGGGCCGTGGACGCTCATCGGCAACCACGCGTTCGGCGGCACCGTGTTCATGTACGAGGGCGCGCCGGACCACCCCGAACCCGACCGGTTCTGGCAGATGATCGAACGGCACGGGCTCACCACCTTCGGCATCTCGCCGACGGCCATCAGAGCGCTCAGGAAGTACGGCGACAAGTGGTTGGACGACTACGACCTGTCGTCGCTCCGCCTCCTCGGGTCGACGGGCGAACCGTGGGACCCCGAGTCGTGGATGTGGTTCTACGAGAACGTCGGCGGCGGCGACACGCCCATCATGAACATCTCCGGCGGCACCGAGATATGCGGCTGCTTCCTCATGCCGATGCCGACCCAACCGCTGAAGCCGTGTTCGCTCGGGGGGCCGGGACTGGGGATGAACGTCGACATCGTGGACGAGACGGGCGAGAGCATCGCCGACACGCACGAACGCGGCTTCCTCGTCGCCCGCGACTCCTGCCCGTCGACGACGAAGAGCCTCTGGTCCGGCGACGAACGCTACCTCGAGGAGTACTGGTCGACGTTCGAGGACCCACCGCTGTGGGACCACGGCGACTGGGCGCAGAAGGACGAAGACGGCTTCTGGTTCCTCCACGGGCGCGCCGACGACGCCCTGAACGTGGCCGGCCGGAAGGTCGGTCCCGCGGAGATAGAGAGCGTCCTCATCGAACACGACGCCGTCAACCGGGCCGCCGTCGTCGGCGTCGACGACGAGACGACGGGCACCGCCGTCGTCGCCTACGTCGTCCTCGAAGACGGCGTCGAATCGAGCGAGGAGTTGCGCGAGGAACTGCGCGAGTTGGTCGGCGACGAACAGGGCAAGCCGTTCCGCCCGCGCGAACTCAAGTTCGTCTCGGAGTTCCCGAAGACCCAGTCGGGCAAGATAATCCGCCGCGCCATCGCCGCCGTGCACCAGGGCGACGACCCCGGCGACCTCTCCAGCATCGAGAACCCCGACGCACTGGACGAGATACGCGAGGCGCGCTGA
- a CDS encoding AMP-binding protein produces MTSDAPPQRVADARVVGDLVARDRRTGAPALRDDASGRSYSYYDFVTTTYKAGNVLRYLGVRAGDGVAVAPDFLPEPVLTFYGAAQLGAVTAFGADASSPPRATVVGVEREAEFDLPPGHKLAVYGGAPDRPETTHWEKEVWSENPAVHPSEVSPSDAVLRADGRTYAHADLLDAAVAVVEGCDVAPGDAVVVRDSFDRPGVVAAGLLAPILAGAVVVFPDAGTVGDVSVGTGPEARSIAVADVL; encoded by the coding sequence GTGACCTCCGACGCACCGCCGCAGCGAGTGGCCGACGCGAGGGTCGTCGGCGACCTGGTCGCCCGGGACCGCCGGACCGGCGCGCCGGCCCTCCGCGACGACGCCTCCGGCCGTTCGTACAGTTACTACGACTTCGTGACGACGACGTACAAGGCGGGGAACGTCCTCCGCTACCTCGGCGTCCGCGCCGGCGACGGGGTCGCCGTCGCCCCCGACTTCCTCCCGGAACCCGTCCTCACGTTCTACGGCGCGGCGCAGTTGGGGGCCGTCACCGCCTTCGGCGCGGACGCGTCGTCGCCCCCGCGGGCGACGGTGGTCGGCGTCGAACGCGAGGCCGAGTTCGACCTCCCGCCGGGACACAAACTCGCCGTCTACGGCGGCGCGCCGGACCGACCGGAGACGACGCACTGGGAGAAGGAGGTGTGGAGCGAGAACCCCGCGGTCCACCCGTCGGAGGTGTCGCCGTCGGACGCCGTCCTCCGGGCCGACGGACGGACGTACGCCCACGCGGACCTCCTCGACGCGGCCGTCGCCGTCGTCGAAGGGTGCGACGTCGCCCCCGGCGACGCGGTGGTCGTCCGCGACTCGTTCGACCGACCGGGCGTCGTCGCCGCCGGCCTCCTCGCGCCGATTCTGGCCGGCGCGGTGGTCGTGTTCCCCGACGCGGGGACGGTCGGCGACGTGAGCGTCGGGACGGGTCCCGAAGCGCGGTCTATCGCCGTCGCGGACGTGCTCTGA